Proteins from a single region of Chryseobacterium sp. W4I1:
- a CDS encoding aspartate-semialdehyde dehydrogenase, producing the protein MKVAVVGSTGMVGQVMLKVLEERNFPVTELIPVASERSVGKKVKYKQEEFTIVSMKDAIAAKPDIAIFSAGGDTSLEFAPLFAEAGTTVIDNSSAWRMDPTKKLVVPEINADVLTKEDKIIANPNCSTIQLVMVLGPLNKKYDLKRVIVSTYQSVTGTGKNAVDQLNAEISGDDSVAKVYPYQIFKNALPHCDVFSDDDYTKEEIKLMKEPKKILGDDTFNLTATAVRVPVQGGHSESVNIEFENEFDLDQVRKILSETPGVVVMDNVKNNEYPMPLYSEGKDEVFVGRIRRDLSQPKTLNLWIVADNLRKGAATNAVQIAEYLVAHNLV; encoded by the coding sequence ATGAAAGTAGCTGTAGTAGGTTCAACAGGAATGGTTGGACAAGTCATGCTTAAAGTTTTGGAGGAGAGAAACTTCCCTGTAACAGAATTAATTCCCGTAGCATCTGAAAGATCTGTAGGAAAGAAGGTGAAGTATAAACAGGAGGAATTTACGATTGTAAGCATGAAAGACGCTATAGCTGCCAAACCGGATATCGCTATTTTCTCTGCCGGAGGAGACACTTCTCTTGAATTTGCCCCTCTGTTTGCAGAAGCTGGTACTACCGTGATTGATAATTCTTCTGCTTGGAGAATGGATCCTACCAAAAAACTGGTTGTCCCTGAGATCAATGCAGATGTTTTAACCAAAGAAGATAAGATCATTGCCAATCCAAACTGTTCTACCATTCAGTTAGTAATGGTTTTAGGACCACTGAATAAGAAATATGATCTGAAAAGAGTGATTGTTTCTACGTATCAGTCTGTAACAGGAACAGGAAAAAATGCCGTTGATCAGCTTAATGCCGAAATAAGCGGAGATGATAGCGTTGCTAAAGTATATCCTTATCAGATCTTTAAAAATGCTCTTCCTCATTGTGACGTGTTCAGCGATGATGATTATACTAAAGAAGAGATCAAATTAATGAAGGAGCCTAAGAAGATTTTAGGTGATGACACTTTCAACCTTACCGCAACAGCAGTGAGAGTTCCTGTTCAGGGAGGTCACTCAGAAAGCGTAAATATTGAATTTGAAAACGAATTTGACCTTGACCAAGTAAGAAAAATTTTATCTGAAACTCCCGGTGTAGTCGTAATGGATAACGTGAAAAACAATGAATATCCCATGCCGCTGTACTCCGAAGGAAAAGACGAAGTTTTCGTCGGCAGGATAAGACGGGATCTCTCGCAGCCCAAAACGCTCAACCTCTGGATCGTAGCAGACAATCTGCGAAAAGGAGCAGCAACAAACGCTGTACAGATTGCAGAATACTTAGTAGCCCACAACTTAGTTTAA
- a CDS encoding TonB-dependent receptor: MKLINKSILTVAITLSTASVYYAQQVQDTVTKSKDIDEVILRGVTDIAKDRKTPVAVSTVKAAQILERQGNQELVELLNTTPSVYATKGGGGFGDSQIVMRGFESRNIAVMVNGMPVNDMEGGTVYFSNWTGLSDVTSFMQVQRGLGSSKLAIASVGGTMNFITKSADMKKGGIVRLGVGNNDFLKTSFAYNTGKSDKGWSTSFLMSRQSGSTYIQNTDYESYAYYFALGWELNKKHNFQFTITGAPQWHDQRSYAPSISDYVRYNPDNDGTPDRTYNSDWGYYTNAEGRRVALSNRSNYYNKPVIMLNWDWTINDKSKLSTVAYMSNGRGGGTADLGRVNGRGLTTLVNGQPYFRDAQGLYNYDKLFAENAAVNASTANAGSTLVRRASINSHNWYGILANFQHKINDNWNFSVGTDDRYYYGYHYQVISDLYGAQGYKDANNKNIAPNLVTQTSDYKKLSWNPFGGSQVPLNERVGFSNDGEVIWYSGFGQIEYTKDKLSAFLQGSVSNQGYQRIDEFVQDGITVQRNQTVNRKTGFKNIFGYNIKGGANYNINENNNVFANIGYYSKQPFMNTVYPSNQQVVNPQLTNEKIFSAEVGYGFRSANFNANVNIYRTQWKDRALRRNIQVPDVTDAYAEMNGITEIHQGVEFDATYKLNKFLEINGMFSWGDYYYKGNATGSTFDGNNNPLTVAGDSNTTTLYLDKVKVGGTSSNSIPQMTASLGATVKPVKDLSIYAGWRFVGKLYSSIDIATFSNIANQDRGVLKLPDYNLTDLGVSYKIRLRDANQYFTVGANVYNLFDTTYIQDGATNNFVKGLGDFKDIPSGATAQQQYSTYINNPNNFYKGIDTTNRVFFGFGRTWAATLSFNF; encoded by the coding sequence ATGAAATTAATCAACAAATCGATACTTACTGTAGCTATTACATTATCTACAGCTAGTGTTTATTACGCTCAGCAAGTTCAAGACACTGTAACGAAGTCGAAAGATATTGATGAGGTAATTTTAAGAGGTGTTACGGATATCGCTAAAGATAGAAAAACACCAGTAGCAGTTTCTACAGTAAAAGCAGCACAAATTCTTGAAAGACAAGGAAACCAGGAACTTGTTGAACTTTTAAACACAACACCATCTGTATATGCGACAAAAGGCGGCGGTGGTTTTGGAGACTCTCAGATTGTTATGCGTGGGTTTGAATCAAGAAACATTGCAGTAATGGTAAACGGTATGCCTGTTAATGACATGGAAGGTGGTACTGTTTATTTCTCAAACTGGACTGGGTTATCTGACGTAACAAGTTTTATGCAGGTACAAAGAGGGCTTGGATCTTCTAAACTGGCTATCGCTTCTGTTGGAGGAACAATGAACTTCATCACGAAGTCAGCAGATATGAAAAAGGGAGGTATTGTAAGATTAGGCGTTGGTAACAATGACTTTTTAAAAACATCATTCGCTTACAATACAGGAAAATCTGACAAAGGATGGTCTACTTCATTCTTAATGAGCAGACAAAGCGGGTCTACCTATATTCAAAATACAGACTACGAATCTTACGCTTACTATTTTGCATTAGGTTGGGAACTAAACAAAAAACACAATTTCCAATTTACAATCACCGGAGCTCCACAATGGCATGATCAAAGATCTTACGCTCCTTCTATTAGTGATTATGTAAGATATAATCCAGATAATGACGGAACTCCTGACAGAACTTATAATTCAGACTGGGGATATTACACCAATGCTGAAGGAAGAAGAGTCGCTCTTTCTAACAGATCAAACTATTATAACAAACCAGTTATCATGTTAAACTGGGACTGGACTATCAATGATAAGTCTAAGTTGAGCACAGTAGCATACATGTCTAATGGTAGAGGTGGTGGAACTGCTGATCTTGGAAGAGTTAACGGTAGAGGTCTGACAACTTTAGTTAATGGACAACCATACTTTAGAGATGCTCAGGGACTTTACAATTATGACAAACTTTTTGCAGAAAATGCTGCGGTAAATGCAAGTACTGCAAATGCTGGATCAACATTAGTACGTAGAGCAAGTATTAATTCTCACAACTGGTATGGTATATTAGCCAATTTCCAGCACAAGATTAATGATAACTGGAATTTCTCAGTAGGTACTGATGACAGATACTATTATGGATACCATTATCAGGTTATTTCAGATCTATATGGTGCACAAGGATATAAAGATGCTAATAATAAAAACATCGCTCCAAATCTTGTTACTCAAACTTCTGACTATAAAAAATTATCATGGAATCCTTTTGGAGGAAGCCAAGTTCCTTTGAACGAAAGAGTTGGCTTTAGTAATGATGGTGAAGTAATCTGGTATAGCGGATTTGGTCAAATAGAATATACCAAAGATAAATTATCTGCATTTTTACAAGGATCAGTTTCTAATCAAGGATACCAAAGAATTGATGAGTTCGTTCAAGATGGTATTACCGTACAAAGAAACCAAACTGTAAATAGAAAAACAGGTTTCAAAAACATCTTTGGATACAACATTAAGGGAGGTGCCAACTATAATATCAATGAAAATAATAATGTTTTTGCAAATATTGGTTATTATAGTAAGCAGCCATTCATGAACACAGTATATCCAAGTAACCAGCAAGTTGTTAACCCTCAGTTAACCAATGAGAAAATTTTCTCTGCTGAAGTTGGGTATGGATTCAGATCTGCAAACTTCAATGCAAATGTTAACATTTACAGAACGCAGTGGAAAGACAGAGCTTTAAGAAGAAATATTCAGGTTCCTGACGTAACAGATGCTTACGCAGAGATGAATGGTATTACAGAAATTCACCAAGGAGTTGAATTTGATGCAACTTACAAACTGAATAAGTTCTTAGAAATTAATGGTATGTTCTCTTGGGGAGACTATTATTATAAAGGAAACGCAACAGGTTCAACATTTGACGGAAACAACAATCCTCTAACTGTAGCTGGAGATTCAAACACAACTACGCTTTACCTTGATAAAGTAAAAGTAGGAGGAACAAGCAGCAATAGTATTCCACAAATGACAGCATCATTAGGAGCTACTGTTAAGCCGGTAAAAGACTTAAGCATCTATGCAGGCTGGAGATTTGTAGGTAAGCTTTATTCTTCTATTGACATTGCTACTTTCTCAAATATTGCTAATCAAGACAGAGGAGTATTAAAATTACCGGATTACAACCTAACAGATCTTGGTGTATCATATAAAATCAGATTGAGAGATGCTAATCAATATTTCACTGTTGGAGCTAACGTTTACAATTTATTTGACACTACTTACATCCAAGATGGTGCAACAAATAATTTCGTTAAAGGATTAGGAGACTTTAAAGATATACCAAGTGGCGCAACAGCTCAACAACAGTATAGCACTTATATCAACAATCCAAATAACTTCTATAAAGGAATTGATACAACTAACAGAGTATTCTTCGGATTCGGAAGAACATGGGCTGCAACATTGTCATTCAACTTCTAA
- the nadB gene encoding L-aspartate oxidase — MIKADVLVIGSGISGLSYAIKVSEQFPDAKIIIVTKSDEDESNTKYAQGGLAVVTDFKNDNFQKHIDDTMRAGDGENKRDVVEMVVKEAPARFNEIVEWGANFDMKNGEFALGREGGHTENRIVHHKDITGFEIERALLETAKNSPNIEILDHHYVIDIITQHHVPGKEVNEGEINCYGAYILDEKSKTIKKITSKITLAATGGAGHVYKNTTNPTIATGDGIAFVARAKGNVSNMQYYQFHPTALYSKINGMLFLISEAVRGDGAKLRTKKGEKFMHKYDEREELASRDIVARAIDNEMKISGDEYAGLDCREMDHEKFLEHFPNIYKKCREEGIDPFTQLIPIVPACHYLMGGIEVDRDGQSSIRNLFAVGECTNSGLHGANRLASNSLLEGLVFGHNAAIKTIALLKENNFNFDDLKAVPEWNEEGMKIMDEMVIVSYLRKQLQEMMSDLVGIVRSNRRLNMALQKHQEIAAAVDEIYHYSILSPQLSELRNLTTVAHLIITQSMEMTENKGAFYNKDLA, encoded by the coding sequence ATGATAAAAGCGGATGTATTAGTAATTGGTTCCGGCATCTCGGGACTTTCCTATGCCATAAAAGTTTCTGAACAGTTTCCTGATGCCAAAATCATCATCGTAACAAAATCTGACGAAGACGAAAGCAATACCAAATATGCGCAGGGCGGGCTGGCTGTAGTCACCGACTTTAAAAATGATAATTTCCAGAAACATATTGACGATACCATGCGTGCCGGAGACGGAGAAAACAAGCGTGATGTTGTGGAGATGGTTGTAAAGGAAGCTCCTGCAAGATTTAATGAAATTGTAGAATGGGGCGCCAATTTTGATATGAAAAATGGAGAATTCGCATTGGGAAGAGAAGGCGGCCACACCGAAAACCGAATCGTCCATCATAAAGACATCACAGGATTCGAGATTGAAAGAGCTCTGCTGGAAACAGCAAAAAACAGCCCGAATATTGAAATCCTTGATCATCATTACGTCATTGATATTATTACCCAGCATCATGTTCCGGGAAAAGAGGTCAATGAAGGAGAAATCAACTGTTATGGTGCCTATATCCTGGATGAAAAATCAAAAACGATAAAAAAAATCACTTCAAAAATAACATTAGCGGCGACAGGCGGCGCAGGACATGTTTATAAGAACACCACTAATCCAACTATTGCTACAGGAGACGGAATTGCCTTCGTAGCCCGTGCAAAAGGGAATGTTTCCAATATGCAGTATTACCAGTTTCACCCAACAGCATTGTACAGCAAAATCAACGGAATGCTTTTCCTTATCTCGGAAGCAGTACGGGGAGACGGCGCTAAATTAAGAACTAAAAAAGGTGAAAAATTCATGCACAAATATGATGAGCGTGAAGAATTAGCCTCAAGGGATATTGTTGCCCGGGCGATCGACAACGAAATGAAGATCTCCGGAGACGAATACGCGGGACTTGACTGCCGTGAAATGGATCACGAAAAATTCCTGGAACATTTCCCCAATATTTATAAAAAATGCAGAGAAGAGGGAATTGATCCCTTTACTCAACTGATTCCGATAGTCCCCGCATGCCATTACCTGATGGGCGGCATTGAAGTTGACAGAGACGGACAGTCTTCAATCAGAAATCTTTTTGCTGTGGGAGAATGTACCAACTCAGGACTTCATGGAGCTAACAGACTAGCTTCCAACTCCTTACTGGAAGGTTTGGTTTTTGGACATAATGCCGCCATAAAAACTATTGCATTGCTCAAGGAAAACAATTTCAATTTTGACGACCTGAAAGCCGTTCCGGAATGGAATGAGGAAGGAATGAAGATCATGGATGAGATGGTCATCGTAAGCTATCTGAGAAAGCAGCTTCAGGAAATGATGAGTGACCTGGTAGGTATTGTTAGAAGCAACAGACGTTTGAATATGGCATTGCAAAAGCATCAGGAAATAGCAGCAGCAGTTGATGAGATCTACCACTACTCTATTCTATCTCCACAATTATCCGAATTAAGAAACCTGACAACCGTTGCTCACCTCATCATTACCCAGTCTATGGAAATGACTGAAAATAAAGGAGCATTTTATAATAAAGATCTAGCCTAA
- a CDS encoding NAD(P)H-dependent oxidoreductase, producing the protein MNYLEALSRRYSVKKFNNEIIPQETLHNILESGKLSASSLGLQPYKILVVESEAMKQKLIPAFYNPSQISTCSHLIVIISKKTIEESYIHGYFNHISEVRETPVEKLDLFRKSINQHITQKTQDEIFNWAEKQSYIVLANLMYTAAIENIDSCPMEGFRQDMIEEILNINPETEKVTVTLALGYRSEEDHFQHMKKVRKPNEKLFKFI; encoded by the coding sequence ATGAATTATTTGGAAGCTTTAAGCAGAAGATATTCTGTGAAAAAATTTAATAACGAAATCATTCCTCAAGAGACCCTGCACAATATTCTTGAGTCAGGAAAGCTGTCCGCCAGCTCTCTTGGACTTCAGCCCTATAAAATTTTAGTGGTTGAAAGTGAGGCAATGAAACAGAAATTGATTCCCGCCTTCTATAATCCATCACAAATTTCCACCTGCTCACACCTCATTGTCATTATTTCAAAGAAAACGATTGAGGAAAGCTATATTCACGGATATTTTAATCACATTTCCGAGGTAAGGGAAACTCCTGTTGAGAAACTTGACCTTTTCAGAAAAAGCATCAATCAGCATATTACCCAAAAAACACAGGATGAAATTTTCAACTGGGCAGAAAAGCAGTCTTATATAGTACTTGCAAACTTAATGTATACCGCCGCTATTGAAAATATAGATTCCTGTCCTATGGAAGGCTTCCGACAGGATATGATAGAGGAGATCCTCAACATCAATCCTGAAACAGAAAAAGTAACTGTCACCCTGGCTTTAGGCTACCGTTCTGAGGAAGATCATTTCCAGCACATGAAAAAAGTAAGAAAACCAAACGAAAAATTGTTTAAATTTATTTAA
- a CDS encoding T9SS type B sorting domain-containing protein produces the protein MKRKLLIYFLTIFLSFSGKLFAQTYQLAGNPVNTTGWDLVSNAAVDTDFIRLTTDNTSLYGAIKLATPITLSYCDKWKVEFDFRIDGNGTAQFGRGDGFTFWYLVNPPTGFVSGGGLGIPGNASGLMVGFDIFNNTTEGQMSKIHLLYGTNDTAGNNIEYNNTPNSTFHSPDLIATQPFVGPTYKHVEVNGETDLTNPTNWIIKIKLDGVLIVDQSFAPSGGAIGMSQGYFGFSAATGGASARHSIKNVKVFVDKVPILNATVTPFVCTNPSTGTGTVNLTSFNSQFVNNPGNYLFTYYVLGSSTPITNPTSFQYSGNTTIKVVIKDPTSTLCDNGDGVIQLNPTPFEATNASLSGCNNNNAGTATFDLTTANVTTVPGCTLQFYDTMADLNAGTNQIPNPTAYASPAAVLFVKVTTPQGCVSTAKVTLSLNPVVVVTDASLRTCFLETNPSLGTFNLSSAPVVIGTAPKKYYPSLADAVSGTNEILNFLAYTAPSGVIYVKVFNAQGCYSIAKVTLTVISPVKSSILQDKIICIEDKTTLDAGPGFNSYEWSTGATTQAITNVGVGTYWVKLKTGECKVLQTVKVYASEQPVVTSIDISGNTVTVFVNGGTPPYQYSRDNLQWQDSNIFTNVPRGETKIYVKDSYDCEPIEINITVPNLINVITPNGDGVNDAIDYSALANKRNLEIGIFDRYGYKLFQADKSNRYVWDGTTNGSKKVPTGNYWYSITWNENNSKSTPIKFSGWIMVKNRE, from the coding sequence ATGAAAAGAAAACTACTCATTTATTTTTTAACCATCTTTTTAAGTTTTTCAGGAAAGCTGTTTGCCCAAACTTATCAGCTTGCCGGAAATCCTGTTAACACAACCGGCTGGGACCTTGTTTCCAATGCAGCGGTTGACACCGATTTTATCCGGCTTACCACAGACAATACCAGCTTATACGGAGCTATAAAATTAGCTACCCCTATCACATTAAGCTATTGTGACAAATGGAAGGTGGAATTTGATTTTAGAATTGACGGAAACGGAACCGCACAGTTCGGGAGAGGAGACGGATTTACATTCTGGTATCTGGTAAATCCTCCGACAGGATTTGTATCCGGCGGCGGACTGGGAATTCCAGGAAATGCATCAGGGCTTATGGTAGGATTTGATATTTTCAACAATACCACCGAAGGCCAGATGAGTAAAATACATTTACTGTATGGCACTAACGACACTGCCGGAAACAATATTGAATACAACAACACGCCCAACAGCACATTTCATTCTCCAGACCTTATCGCTACCCAGCCATTTGTAGGCCCAACTTATAAACATGTAGAAGTAAATGGAGAAACTGACCTTACGAACCCAACCAACTGGATTATAAAAATTAAACTAGACGGCGTTCTTATTGTAGATCAATCTTTTGCACCATCAGGGGGAGCCATTGGAATGTCTCAGGGGTATTTCGGTTTTTCAGCAGCCACCGGGGGAGCTTCAGCAAGGCACTCTATCAAAAATGTAAAAGTTTTCGTAGACAAAGTCCCAATACTGAATGCTACAGTGACCCCATTTGTATGCACTAATCCTTCTACAGGAACCGGAACAGTAAATCTAACTTCATTCAATTCGCAGTTTGTGAACAATCCTGGAAATTATTTATTTACTTATTATGTATTAGGAAGTTCCACACCTATCACCAATCCGACAAGTTTTCAGTATTCCGGAAATACAACCATTAAAGTAGTTATCAAAGACCCTACGTCTACACTCTGTGACAACGGAGACGGAGTAATTCAGCTAAATCCTACCCCATTTGAAGCAACCAATGCATCACTTAGCGGATGTAACAATAACAATGCAGGAACAGCCACCTTTGATCTAACAACAGCAAACGTAACCACCGTACCTGGCTGTACCTTGCAATTTTATGATACAATGGCTGACCTGAATGCAGGAACCAACCAGATCCCGAATCCTACAGCATATGCTTCACCAGCGGCAGTCCTGTTTGTAAAAGTGACCACTCCTCAGGGATGCGTAAGTACTGCAAAGGTTACTTTGAGCCTCAATCCTGTGGTGGTAGTCACTGATGCATCCTTAAGAACCTGCTTCCTTGAAACCAATCCATCATTGGGAACATTCAATCTAAGCAGCGCTCCTGTAGTAATTGGAACAGCACCAAAAAAATATTACCCATCCCTGGCTGATGCCGTAAGCGGAACAAATGAAATTTTAAATTTCTTAGCCTATACAGCACCATCGGGAGTAATTTATGTAAAGGTATTTAATGCACAAGGATGTTATTCTATTGCAAAAGTTACACTGACAGTTATATCACCAGTAAAATCTAGCATTTTACAGGACAAGATCATTTGTATTGAAGACAAAACCACATTGGATGCAGGACCTGGATTCAACAGCTATGAATGGAGCACAGGGGCAACTACACAAGCTATTACCAATGTCGGAGTAGGCACCTATTGGGTAAAACTAAAAACCGGAGAATGTAAAGTACTGCAGACAGTAAAAGTATATGCTTCTGAACAGCCGGTGGTTACAAGCATCGACATCTCAGGAAACACAGTTACTGTTTTTGTAAACGGGGGCACTCCTCCTTACCAATATTCAAGGGATAATTTACAGTGGCAGGATTCCAATATATTCACCAATGTTCCCAGAGGCGAGACTAAAATCTATGTAAAAGACAGCTATGATTGTGAACCTATTGAGATCAACATTACAGTACCGAACCTTATCAATGTGATCACACCAAACGGCGATGGAGTGAATGATGCCATTGATTATTCTGCACTGGCTAATAAAAGAAACCTGGAGATCGGAATCTTCGACAGATATGGCTATAAGCTTTTCCAGGCCGATAAATCCAACAGATATGTATGGGACGGAACTACCAACGGAAGCAAAAAAGTTCCTACCGGAAATTACTGGTATTCTATTACATGGAATGAAAACAACAGCAAGAGTACACCTATCAAATTTTCGGGCTGGATTATGGTAAAAAACAGAGAATAA
- a CDS encoding T9SS type B sorting domain-containing protein codes for MNKFLLSYISLFLLFLSGGLFSQTYQLTGNPVSTTGWTMVSPTQVNGDFVQLTPDTNNQSGSIRLNDPINLKYCDKWRVEFDFRMDSNQTSNGDGIAFWYLANPPVASVLGSGLGVSQNAVGFIAGFDTYNNTTTATMSKVHVAYGQVANTSDTNNVEFFNTAGSSFHSPDLNTTLPFQGTTFKHVEVTAQVDPAAPANWIVKITIDGTIICNQSFAPAGTAAAMTVGYFGFSASTGGARSRHSIKNVKIYTDKVPILQNTATQSFCPNPSTGFGTVNLTSFNSQFVSAPSNYTFTYLQGSTVITNPTNFQFNTNTTVTVIVRDNAGILCDNPDGKILLVLAPLTLTDKTLLACNNNKEGKGIFNLNAADVAGGLPAVKKYYKTLADLNAGTNEIPNPATYTSVAGTVYVKVTTPLGCTGTAKITLAFYPETPVTEATLRSCFLQNNITNAVFDLTTANVTTLTSDFTKKYYASIADALAGTNEIVNPSQYMSVSTAVYVKVTDVNACFALAKVNLIVLPPITSAVLKDKIICVDAITDLDAGPGFDGYEWSTGATTPSIHGVGVGLYWVQLKTGNCITIQTVKVIASANPVVTSIDINNTTVTVNVSGGTPPYKYSLNGIDWQDSNTFTGLHRGEAKVFVKDFYNCEPVEVQITVPNLINAITPNGDNVNDVIDYSALAYKKNLVFIVYDRYGNKLYEAGKTRNYTWDGTASGKKILTGTYWYSISWNENDKNSTPTKYSGWILVKNRE; via the coding sequence ATGAATAAATTTTTACTGTCTTATATATCCCTCTTTCTGCTCTTTCTGTCAGGAGGGCTATTTTCCCAAACTTATCAATTGACAGGAAACCCTGTATCTACAACAGGATGGACCATGGTTTCTCCTACCCAGGTGAATGGAGATTTTGTTCAGCTTACTCCGGATACCAACAATCAATCCGGATCCATCCGGCTTAATGATCCTATTAATTTAAAATACTGTGACAAATGGAGAGTAGAGTTTGATTTCAGAATGGACTCGAACCAAACGTCAAACGGAGACGGGATTGCATTTTGGTATCTTGCCAATCCCCCTGTCGCCAGTGTATTAGGCTCAGGCCTTGGAGTTTCTCAAAATGCAGTTGGTTTTATTGCAGGATTTGATACTTATAACAACACCACCACCGCTACGATGAGTAAGGTACACGTTGCCTACGGACAGGTTGCGAATACTTCAGATACCAATAACGTTGAATTTTTCAATACTGCCGGAAGTTCTTTTCACTCACCGGATCTGAATACCACCCTGCCTTTTCAGGGAACAACCTTTAAGCACGTTGAGGTAACAGCTCAGGTGGATCCGGCGGCACCTGCCAACTGGATTGTAAAAATCACCATTGACGGAACTATAATCTGTAATCAGTCTTTTGCCCCTGCAGGTACAGCAGCAGCAATGACCGTTGGATATTTTGGATTTTCAGCTTCTACAGGAGGAGCAAGATCCAGACATTCTATTAAAAATGTAAAAATCTATACCGATAAAGTTCCTATTTTACAAAATACAGCGACACAGTCTTTCTGCCCAAATCCTAGTACAGGATTCGGAACAGTTAATTTAACATCCTTTAATTCTCAGTTTGTAAGCGCGCCTTCCAATTATACATTCACTTATCTGCAAGGCTCCACTGTAATAACGAATCCTACTAATTTTCAGTTTAATACCAATACTACAGTCACAGTTATTGTGAGAGACAATGCAGGAATATTGTGCGACAACCCAGACGGGAAAATACTTCTCGTTCTTGCTCCTCTTACCCTTACGGATAAGACACTGCTGGCGTGCAACAACAATAAAGAAGGGAAAGGAATTTTCAACCTCAACGCAGCAGATGTGGCCGGCGGACTCCCTGCAGTAAAAAAATATTACAAAACTCTGGCTGATCTGAATGCCGGAACCAACGAAATTCCAAATCCCGCCACTTACACTTCTGTAGCAGGAACAGTATATGTAAAAGTAACTACCCCGTTGGGATGTACTGGCACTGCAAAAATAACACTCGCATTTTATCCGGAAACACCAGTAACAGAAGCGACATTAAGGTCATGTTTTCTGCAGAATAATATAACAAATGCAGTCTTTGACTTAACCACAGCTAACGTAACAACATTGACGAGTGATTTCACAAAAAAATATTATGCTTCTATAGCAGATGCCCTTGCTGGAACCAACGAGATTGTAAATCCGTCTCAGTATATGTCGGTAAGCACTGCAGTATATGTAAAAGTAACAGATGTCAATGCATGTTTCGCTCTTGCAAAAGTGAATCTCATTGTATTGCCTCCGATAACATCTGCTGTTTTAAAAGACAAAATAATCTGTGTGGATGCAATAACAGATCTGGATGCAGGCCCAGGCTTTGACGGCTATGAATGGAGTACCGGAGCAACAACTCCTTCTATTCATGGAGTAGGTGTAGGTCTTTATTGGGTACAATTAAAGACAGGAAACTGCATCACAATACAGACAGTGAAGGTCATTGCTTCCGCCAACCCTGTCGTGACAAGCATCGACATCAATAATACAACAGTGACCGTGAATGTTTCAGGTGGTACTCCGCCGTATAAATATTCCTTAAATGGTATTGACTGGCAGGATTCCAATACTTTCACAGGCCTTCACAGAGGTGAAGCTAAGGTTTTTGTTAAAGATTTTTATAATTGTGAACCTGTTGAAGTGCAGATTACAGTTCCGAATCTTATCAATGCCATCACACCGAACGGCGACAATGTGAATGATGTTATTGATTATTCTGCATTGGCTTACAAGAAAAACCTGGTTTTCATTGTGTATGACAGATATGGCAACAAGCTTTATGAGGCAGGAAAAACAAGAAACTACACCTGGGACGGAACGGCTTCCGGTAAAAAGATTCTTACAGGAACTTACTGGTACTCTATATCCTGGAATGAAAATGATAAGAATAGCACGCCTACAAAATATTCAGGTTGGATATTGGTAAAAAACAGAGAATAA
- the rnhA gene encoding ribonuclease HI, with protein sequence MRIEIYTDGACSGNPGKGGYGILMRVPEKNYQKTFSKGFRKTTNNRMELLAVITALEKLKSSENDIHIYTDSKYVADAVNQNWIAGWIKRGWKNVKNPDLWKRFIEMYNKHTPKMHWVKGHAGHFENELCDKLAVAAASSPNLEIDTYFEGLENNSLF encoded by the coding sequence TTGAGAATCGAAATATATACTGACGGTGCATGCAGCGGAAATCCCGGAAAAGGAGGCTATGGAATCCTGATGCGGGTTCCTGAAAAAAACTACCAGAAAACATTCTCAAAAGGTTTCAGAAAAACCACCAATAACAGGATGGAACTCCTCGCTGTTATTACAGCTCTTGAAAAACTAAAATCTTCGGAGAACGATATTCATATTTATACCGACAGCAAATATGTCGCTGATGCAGTCAATCAAAACTGGATTGCCGGATGGATCAAGAGAGGATGGAAAAATGTGAAAAACCCGGATCTCTGGAAAAGATTTATTGAAATGTATAATAAACACACTCCAAAAATGCACTGGGTAAAAGGGCATGCAGGTCATTTTGAAAATGAGCTCTGTGACAAACTTGCCGTAGCGGCTGCCAGCTCACCCAATCTGGAAATTGACACCTATTTTGAAGGCCTGGAAAACAACTCTCTTTTTTAA